One genomic window of Helicobacter kayseriensis includes the following:
- the purF gene encoding amidophosphoribosyltransferase, which translates to MRKIKEECGIFGIFSKDDLEIAPLAYYGLSALQHRGQESCGIAISKDRNLKAYKDVGLVHEVFTPQILSDLGKGNLCIGHVRYCTTGGNNRQNAQPILVNHIKGSLAVAHNGNLVNSFELREELELQGSIFHTTSDTEVIAHTIIKQRLQSQSIEEAVEKTIPLLKGAFSLLLMSPSKIIALRDPFGFRPLCYGEMQDGSYVIASESTALDAIGARFIRDLEAGEILVFSQEGIQSIKTYCNQVPKRICSFEYIYFARADSMIDGKSVHQARIRAGEFLAKSHPVEADLVIGVPDSGIDAAIGYARESKIPYDIGFVKNRYIARTFISPTQEERVEKLRLKLNPILPNIQGKRIVLIDDSIVRGNTTLRLVKLLKEAGVKEIHMRVSAPPFMHPCFYGTDIDSQENLIACKYSIPQIQELLGLDSLGYLSMEGLAYMLKGDQGFCHACFSGEYPTPTPSHTQKNKFE; encoded by the coding sequence ATGCGTAAAATCAAAGAAGAATGCGGAATCTTTGGAATCTTCTCCAAAGATGACCTTGAAATCGCTCCGCTTGCTTATTATGGACTTTCAGCACTACAACACAGGGGACAAGAAAGCTGTGGGATTGCCATCTCAAAAGATAGAAATCTCAAAGCATACAAAGATGTAGGGCTAGTGCATGAAGTTTTCACTCCTCAAATTCTTAGCGATCTAGGAAAAGGGAATCTATGCATTGGGCATGTGAGATATTGCACAACAGGAGGGAATAATCGCCAAAACGCCCAACCCATCCTTGTCAATCATATCAAGGGCTCTTTGGCTGTTGCACATAATGGCAACCTTGTCAATTCTTTTGAGCTCAGAGAAGAGCTTGAGCTCCAAGGCTCAATCTTTCACACCACAAGCGACACAGAGGTGATCGCTCACACAATCATCAAACAACGCTTGCAGTCCCAATCCATTGAAGAAGCTGTTGAAAAAACCATCCCTTTACTCAAGGGTGCTTTTTCGCTCCTTTTGATGAGTCCAAGCAAGATTATCGCTCTTAGAGATCCTTTTGGATTTCGCCCACTTTGTTATGGAGAAATGCAGGATGGGAGCTATGTAATTGCATCTGAAAGCACGGCTTTAGATGCTATTGGAGCGCGCTTTATCAGAGATCTTGAGGCAGGAGAGATCCTTGTCTTTAGCCAAGAAGGAATCCAAAGCATCAAAACATATTGCAACCAAGTTCCCAAGAGGATCTGCAGTTTTGAATATATTTATTTTGCGCGCGCTGATTCTATGATTGATGGGAAAAGCGTGCATCAAGCAAGGATTAGGGCTGGGGAATTCCTTGCAAAATCCCACCCTGTTGAGGCTGATTTGGTGATTGGTGTCCCTGATAGCGGGATTGATGCAGCCATTGGCTATGCAAGAGAATCAAAAATCCCTTATGATATTGGCTTTGTCAAAAATCGCTATATAGCACGCACATTTATTTCTCCCACACAAGAAGAAAGGGTAGAAAAGCTCCGCCTCAAACTCAACCCAATCCTGCCCAATATCCAAGGAAAGCGCATTGTGCTCATTGATGATTCTATTGTTCGAGGCAATACAACGCTTAGACTTGTCAAACTCCTCAAAGAAGCAGGCGTGAAGGAAATTCATATGCGAGTTTCTGCCCCTCCTTTTATGCATCCTTGTTTTTATGGGACAGATATTGATTCTCAAGAGAATCTCATCGCTTGTAAATATTCTATCCCTCAAATCCAAGAACTTCTAGGGCTTGATAGTCTAGGATATTTGAGTATGGAAGGGCTAGCTTATATGCTAAAAGGCGATCAAGGCTTTTGCCATGCATGTTTTAGCGGAGAATATCCCACACCAACTCCCTCTCACACACAAAAAAATAAATTTGAATAA